From Triticum urartu cultivar G1812 chromosome 2, Tu2.1, whole genome shotgun sequence, a single genomic window includes:
- the LOC125540061 gene encoding mediator of RNA polymerase II transcription subunit 13-like isoform X2 produces the protein MWTNIFKIGELQTVSWFQFLPVEPEYNATSDRSSKAEQKDALNSTVLSAYLRLQSEGLLSTWTNSFVGPWDPSQGEHNPDEKIKLWLFLSGRHSSVPEMTQPAVAKLRVVSSDLWVAPGNSEEVAAALCQALRNSLERALRGLSYARFGDVFTKYNPPTRNQNSFRRAQPTVEFVFAATEEAIFVHVIISARYMRNLSSDDIEKVLTHTPRSVGEGLPVIVAPSGMLGRLVGCCPSDLARQVYSSKLSAPNLPGFTQPTICQLRGQSYYVEVALGFPPASTDKISESENNQIKKEFDSVKDLHLGDDGQQKLESADGLPVLERTFIYPPEAVMVPMVHQAFVRFSSKRMWSQDWMGSSSWEAWPFWNFSPSSYFRNSSFFGSSRGLGVNSNFLRLRRQRNNNSNGMTSSISSVSSTSNGSEHAVAAKGGDLLADADSTACHQSDLPLNNDIAGSKMVSKRSRSEITEDSSHAGKEVSENMQGTNGQGGCSWGWGEEGVVMDINILLLEFGDFSDFFQEDELDFGEPPGTAESHALVSPASEFGDMPFIDSPSVAMDIPEQRLSPVGFTSMEAFNHQTMSPIQDVASKVQEPLKEIASPAGSQSLVLSSSRSDFLTRAEATLTFAPEYAAVEISSCETPATLFTNPYLPGSKKRGSCGFSSRVYSYDVTQSSKVESAGDKSEKSDKLTPANLSRDVGRSSLYTLVQGRKNESEKSLNSADEQSCKGETSRPVSGETSFSSSLTIQKKSDSMLNVGYFLLSMKTALATEIECITFQAAMCRIRHTLVSLRTKASAELKSALSSAMQTESSSNSGLVPKYEMKRKESIPARLSSDVDHDMYDRSQLESVGVWRSVVVPKGAKPLDSLSTKTFTGISPSVQRQPIVKLLSAMALLVQQSTSFVDIALDMDDGDGSFFWLSLDEQRRRGFSCDPSMVHAGCGGLLGTCHSKDCAGVDLVDPLSAEVSESSMIGLLQSDIKSALKTAFANMDGPLSVIDWCRGRSNIAESAVMGDAYSFHYSTGDIRDTSNSIPIGGDAMSPPQSSNDRGTSEEHHKGYHRVRPTIAVLPSPSLLVGYQDDWLKTSANCLKLWEKAPLEPYASAKPVTYYALCPDIDMLTSAATDFFMQLGTIYEVCKLGTHSPQHSGGQIEQSPGKYLPSGLVLVECPDQLKTRGSHSVSISSVTEYFQALSKSWSVKSFVSSLARIIKDIKLTLNISTNQKESSNIPCTVVYVVCPFPEPSAVLQTLVESSVAIGSILSSERERKSFLYTQVAKALDSSASADEASASNVVMLSGFSIPKLVLQIVTVETLLRLHKPNELAAFKDIAFTVYNKARRIPRFVSTSDMFQSPTYMSRPQSTMMHTASPGPTLWKECLVPRMSGQTLSRETEFDASMRSVSWDNSWQPGRAVGLPDPSKIPELCAQDDRKYAFEPLFILAEPGTADYSDIMESSRFGADASSSRAYSSISGGTDSGASPPLEGSENDSGTSLHCCYGWTEDWRWLVCIWTDSRGELLDSLIFPFGGISSRQDTKVLQSLFIQILQQGCQIMSSSPEASNTRSRDVIITRIGGFLELEIQEWQKAIYSFGGNEVKKWPVQLRRSIPDGIPPNSNGPTLQQQDMGLIQDRNMPSSPSTLYSPHSKSSFTKGQSGNKKQILVEQSGMDSSRGSLHLVRSISLVAVSQDSSLHLACQADLIATRPTSGEGNQSSTGSSSYLDGFAPVKSIGSMSASYLLVPSPSMRYLSPATLQLPTCLTSESPPLAHLLHSKGTATPLAMGYVVSKAVPPVRKNAAQLTKEDRHSVLSVSIVDYYGGSTPTVQEKMSRGVGGSTMSKQARNITHETSARDYEMDMHNVLEAVAAELHALSWMTVSPVYTERRSALPFHCDMVLRLRRLLHYADRHLSQLTEKGEM, from the exons ATGTGGACCAACATTTTCAAAATT GGGGAGCTTCAGACTGTATCATGGTTTCAGTTTCTTCCTGTTGAACCAGAGTACAATGCTACTTCTGATAGAAG TTCAAAAGCCGAGCAGAAAGATGCTCTTAATAGCACTGTGCTGTCAGCGTATCTTCGCTTACAGAGTGAAGGTCTCCTAAGTACTTGGACAAATTCCTTTGTTGGCCCTTGGGATCCTTCTCAAGGAGAGCATAACCCTG ATGAGAAGATCAAGCTCTGGTTGTTTCTTTCTGGCCGCCACTCATCAGTACCTGAAATGACCCAGCCCGCTGTAGCTAAATTAAGAG TTGTTTCAAGTGATTTATGGGTGGCTCCAGGCAACTCGGAAGAGGTTGCAGCTGCACTATGTCAGGCATTAAGAAATTCTTTGGAGAG AGCACTAAGAGGGCTTTCCTATGCAAGATTTGGTGATGTATTTACAAAATACAACCCCCCTACAAGAAATCAAAACAGCTTTAG GAGAGCACAACCTACAGTGGAATTTGTCTTTGCGGCCACTGAGGAAGCAATCTTTGTGCATGTTATTATATCTGCAAG ATATATGCGAAACCTTTCTAGTGATGATATAGAGAAAGTTCTCACACACACACCCCGTTCTGTTGGTGAAGGTCTTCCAG TTATTGTTGCTCCTAGCGGAATGCTGGGTAGGCTTGTCGGCTGTTGCCCAAGTGACCTCGCAAGACAAGTATATTCAAG CAAATTATCGGCACCTAATCTACCAGGTTTTACTCAACCCACCATCTGCCAGCTGAGAGGTCAAAGTTACTATGTTGAAGTTGCCCTTGGCTTTCCACCTGCCTCAACTGACAAAATTTCTGAATCGGAAAATAATCAGATTAAGAAAGAATTTGATTCAGTGAAGGACCTTCATTTAGGTGATGATGGGCAGCAAAAGTTAGAATCTGCTGATGGCCTTCCAGTTCTTGAAAGGACATTTATTTACCCACCTGAAGCTGTTATGGTACCTATGGTCCATCAGGCATTTGTTCGCTTTTCTAGTAAAAG GATGTGGTCACAGGACTGGATGGGTAGTTCATCATGGGAGGCTTGGCCATTTTGGAATTTCTCTCCGTCTTCTTACTTCCGGAACAG CTCTTTCTTTGGATCTTCACGCGGACTTGGTGTGAACTCTAATTTTCTAAGACTAAGAAGACAAAGGAATAACAACTCCAACGGCATGACTAGTAGTATCAGTAGTGTCAGTAGCACTTCTAATGGAAGTGAGCATGCAGTTGCTGCTAAAGGTGGCGATCTTTTGGCAGATGCTGACTCTACAGCATGCCATCAGTCTGATCTGCCATTGAACAATGACATTGCTGGTAGCAAGATG GTATCCAAGCGCTCTCGTTCTGAAATAACAGAAGATTCTTCTCATGCTGGCAAAGAAGTTAGCGAAAACATGCAAGGCACAAATGGTCAGGGGGGATGTTCTTGGGGCTGGGGTGAAGAGGGGGTTGTGATGGACATCAATATACTTCTCTTGGAGTTTGGAGATTTTAGTGACTTCTTTCAAGAGGATGAGTTAGATTTTGGTGAG CCTCCAGGTACTGCTGAATCACATGCTTTAGTAAGCCCTGCTTCGGAATTTGGAGACATGCCATTCATAGATAGTCCATCCGTAGCTATGGATATACCTGAACAAAGACTTTCTCCTGTTGGTTTCACATCTATGGAGGCATTTAACCACCAGACGATGTCACCTATTCAGGATGTTGCTTCTAAAGTTCAGGAGCCTCTCAAAGAAATTGCATCACCTGCAGGGTCCCAGTCCTTAGTATTATCATCTAGTAGATCTGATTTTCTCACCAGAGCTGAAGCTACACTCACATTTGCACCAGAATATGCAGCTGTTGAAATTTCCAGTTGCGAGACGCCGGCAACACTGTTTACAAATCCCTACTTGCCCGGATCGAAAAAAAGAGGGAGTTGCGGTTTTAGCTCAAGAGTTTATTCGTATGATGTCACACAAAGTTCTAAAGTTGAGTCTGCAGGAGACAAGTCTGAGAAGTCTGATAAACTAACACCAGCTAATCTTTCACGTGATGTTGGTCGATCAAGCTTATACACACTTGTGCAAGGTAGGAAAAATGAGAGTGAAAAGAGCTTAAACAGTGCAGACGAACAATCATGCAAGGGAGAAACATCAAGACCTGTTTCTGGTGAAACTTCATTTAGCTCTTCTCTGACTATACAAAAGAAGAGTGATAGCATGCTTAATGTTGGGTATTTCCTCCTATCTATGAAGACCGCACTTGCAACTGAAATTGAATGCATCACATTTCAGGCTGCCATGTGCAGAATAAGGCATACACTAGTGTCTCTGCGAACCAAAGCATCTGCTGAGTTAAAAAGTGCCTTGTCCAGTGCTATGCAGACAGAGAGCAGTAGTAACTCGGGTCTTGTTCCCAAATATGAGATGAAAAGGAAAGAAAGTATACCAGCTAGGCTGTCTAGTGATGTTGACCATGACATGTATGATAGGTCCCAATTAGAAAGCGTGGGAGTTTGGAGGTCTGTTGTGGTACCTAAAGGGGCAAAGCCCCTTGATTCTTTGTCCACTAAAACATTTACTGGCATAAGCCCATCTGTACAAAGGCAACCTATTGTGAAACTTCTCAGTGCCATGGCTCTGCTAGTTCAGCAATCTACTTCATTTGTTGATATCGCACTTGATATGGATGATGGAGATGGTTCTTTTTTCTGGCTTTCCTTGGATGAGCAGAGGAGACGTGGATTTTCTTGTGATCCTTCTATGGTTCATGCTGGCTGTGGTGGACTATTAGGAACATGTCATTCCAAGGACTGCGCTGGTGTTGATTTAGTTGATCCACTTTCCGCAGAG GTTTCAGAATCATCCATGATTGGCTTGTTGCAATCGGATATAAAATCAGCTCTTAAAACTGCGTTTGCAAACATGGATGGTCCATTATCAGTAATTGATTGGTGCAGGGGTCGAAGTAATATAGCAGAATCTGCTGTGATGGGAGATGCATACTCTTTCCATTATAGTACTGGTGATATTCGAGATACTTCAAATTCTATACCCATTGGTGGAGATGCAATGAGCCCACCCCAATCTAGCAATGATCGAG GCACTTCAGAAGAGCATCATAAGGGATATCACCGTGTCAGACCAACCATCGCTGTCCTCCCTTCGCCATCTCTTCTTGTTGG TTACCAGGATGATTGGTTAAAGACCTCTGCTAATTGCCTCAAATTGTGGGAGAAGGCTCCTTTGGAACCTTATGCTTCGGCCAAGCCT GTTACTTACTACGCGCTGTGCCCCGATATTGATATGCTTACTTCTGCAGCCACTGATTTCTTCATGCAGCTTGGAACAA TTTATGAAGTTTGCAAACTGGGTACTCATTCGCCACAACACAGTGGGGGGCAAATAGAACAATCTCCTGGAAAATATCTGCCTTCAGGACTTGTTCTCGTTGAGTGTCCTGATCAATTGAAGACTAGGGGCAGCCACTCAGTTTCTATCAGTTCAGTAACTGAATACTTTCAAGCTCTTTCAAAAAGTTGGAGTGTGAAAAGCTTTGTATCATCTCTGGCAAGGATAATTAAGGATATAAAGCTTACCTTAAACATTTCAACAAATCAGAAAGAGAGCAGTAACATACCTTGCACT GTAGTTTATGTGGTCTGCCCATTTCCTGAACCATCTGCAGTCCTACAGACACTGGTAGAAAGTTCTGTTGCCATTGGGTCTATCTTATCGTCAGAGAGAGAAAGGAAATCATTCCTGTATACTCAGGTTGCCAAAGCTCTAGACAGCAGTGCTTCTGCCGATGAAGCATCAGCATCCAATGTTGTAATGCTCTCTGGGTTCAGTATACCGAAGCTTGTCTTGCAGATTGTTACTGTTGAAACTTTATTGAGACTCCATAAACCAAATGAGCTTGCTGCTTTCAAGGACATAGCTTTCACTGTGTATAACAAGGCTCGACGGATCCCACGGTTTGTTTCCACGAGTGACATGTTCCAGTCACCTACTTATATGAGTAGGCCTCAGTCGACGATGATGCACACTGCATCTCCTGGTCCCACCCTTTGGAAAGAGTGTCTAGTTCCTCGGATGTCTGGACAAACTCTCTCTAGAGAAACAGAGTTTGATGCATCCATGAGGTCAGTATCATGGGACAACTCATGGCAACCTGGCCGTGCTGTAGGATTGCCTGATCCAAGCAAAATCCCAGAATTATGTGCTCAGGATGACAGGAAGTATGCCTTTGAGCCGCTTTTCATTCTGGCAGAGCCTGGGACTGCTGACTACAGTGATATAATGGAATCTTCaagatttggagctgatgcaagTAGCAGCAGGGCTTACAGCTCAATTTCAGGTGGCACTGATAGTGGAGCAAGCCCGCCACTTGAAGGGTCTGAGAATGACAGCGGTACAAGTCTTCATTGCTGTTATGGCTGGACCGAGGACTGGCGATGGTTAGTATGCATCTGGACAGATTCTAGAGGAGAGTTATTAGACAGCTTAATATTTCCTTTTGGTGGTATTAGTAGCCGCCAAGACACTAAAGTTCTCCAGAGCCTATTCATTCAAATTCTGCAGCAGGGTTGTCAAATAATGTCGTCTTCACCAGAAGCTAGCAATACGAGATCAAGAGATGTAATAATAACCCGTATTGGAGGTTTCCTTGAACTTGAAATCCAGG AATGGCAAAAGGCAATATACTCTTTTGGTGGTAACGAGGTAAAGAAGTGGCCTGTGCAGCTACGACGATCTATACCTGATGGTATTCCGCCAAATTCTAATGGACCAACACTCCAGCAACAAGATATGGGCTTAATCCAGGACAGAAACATGCCTTCCTCACCTAGTACGTTATACAGCCCTCATTCAAAATCTAGCTTCACAAAAGGTCAGTCAGGCAACAAAAAGCAGATCCTAGTGGAACAAAGTGGAATGGACAGTTCAAGGGGTTCATTGCACTTGGTTCGTAGCATCAGTTTAGTTGCAGTTTCGCAAGATAGCTCATTGCATCTGGCATGCCAAGCGGATCTGATTGCGACCAGACCTACTTCTG GTGAAGGGAATCAAAGCAGCACTGGGTCTTCTAGTTACTTAGATGGGTTTGCCCCAGTCAAGTCCATCGGGTCAATGTCTGCATCGTATCTTCTGGTTCCGTCACCAAGTATGCGGTATCTTTCCCCTGCGACATTACAGCTTCCAACATGCCTTACATCAGAATCCCCACCACTTGCCCACCTATTGCACAGCAAAGGGACAGCAACTCCCTTGGCAATGGGTTATGTTGTCTCCAAAGCTGTCCCACCAGTAAGAAAGAATGCCGCCCAACTCACCAAGGAGGACAGGCACTCTGTTCTCTCTGTTAGCATTGTCGATTACTACGGAGGCAGCACCCCCACTGTCCAAGAGAAGATGAGCAGAGGGGTTGGCGGCAGCACCATGAGCAAGCAGGCAAGGAACATCACCCATGAAACATCAGCCCGTGATTACGAAATGGACATGCACAATGTGTTGGAAGCGGTGGCTGCTGAGCTCCACGCCCTTTCGTGGATGACAGTAAGCCCTGTCTACACGGAAAGGCGCAGTGCTCTTCCCTTCCACTGTGATATGGTTCTGAGGTTGAGGAGACTTCTCCACTACGCGGATCGACATCTCTCTCAGCTAACAGAGAAGGGAGAGATGTAG